In Halococcus agarilyticus, one genomic interval encodes:
- a CDS encoding aldehyde dehydrogenase family protein encodes MNDRNVTDDLATAHERAIERATDGRRFAAWIDGSAHEAASGATFATRDPATDTPITTVPRCDEPEIDAAVEAARTAFEGAWSALSHEERADRLLEWADRLTRHTDELALLECLDTGKPLEFAEAEIREGIGYIEYYAHLLHGDTDERVPIDGETHAYTREEPYGVAGLIVPWNYPVLLSCWKLGPALAAGNSVVLKPAELTPLTATRFAQLAEGLLPPGTLNVVHGLGDEAGSALTGHPGIDKLSFTGEDTTGEIVMGAAAEHITPVTLELGGKSPFVVFPDADLEATAATAAEGILYNAGQSCDALSRTLVHEAVHDEFLERFVSAAAEWTVGDPLAEDTTIGPLASEQQLETVHEYIELGRESDAELVTGGDSSDGADVGWFVEPTVFDGVANDSRLAQEEIFGPVASVVSFGSYDEAIELANDVDYGLAAAIATEDLSLAHRAAADIEAGTVWVNDYARFSPGLAFGGFKRSGIGRECGPEALNEYRQQKTVTIALNG; translated from the coding sequence ATGAACGATCGAAACGTCACCGACGACCTGGCGACAGCCCACGAGCGAGCCATCGAACGGGCCACCGACGGACGACGGTTCGCCGCGTGGATCGACGGGAGCGCTCACGAGGCCGCATCGGGGGCGACCTTCGCGACGCGCGATCCCGCGACCGACACCCCGATCACCACCGTCCCACGGTGTGACGAGCCCGAAATCGACGCCGCTGTCGAGGCCGCTCGAACGGCCTTCGAGGGTGCTTGGAGCGCTCTCTCGCACGAGGAACGGGCCGATCGGCTGCTGGAGTGGGCCGACCGGCTGACCCGACACACCGACGAGCTCGCGCTGCTGGAATGTCTCGACACCGGGAAGCCGCTCGAATTCGCCGAGGCCGAGATACGGGAGGGGATCGGCTACATCGAGTACTACGCCCACCTGCTCCACGGCGATACCGACGAGCGGGTCCCGATCGACGGTGAGACCCACGCGTACACCCGGGAGGAACCGTACGGTGTCGCCGGCCTCATCGTCCCCTGGAACTATCCGGTTCTGTTGAGCTGTTGGAAACTCGGTCCCGCACTGGCGGCCGGCAACTCCGTCGTGCTCAAGCCCGCCGAACTGACCCCTCTGACCGCGACGCGGTTCGCACAGCTGGCCGAGGGACTCCTGCCACCGGGAACGCTGAACGTCGTTCACGGGCTCGGCGACGAGGCCGGCAGTGCGCTGACCGGTCACCCGGGGATCGACAAACTCTCGTTCACCGGGGAGGACACGACGGGCGAGATCGTGATGGGCGCAGCCGCCGAACACATCACTCCCGTCACGCTCGAACTGGGCGGCAAGTCACCGTTCGTGGTCTTCCCCGACGCCGATCTGGAAGCGACCGCTGCCACCGCAGCCGAGGGGATCCTCTACAACGCGGGTCAGTCCTGCGATGCGCTCTCACGAACGCTGGTTCACGAGGCCGTTCACGACGAGTTCCTCGAACGCTTCGTCTCGGCGGCCGCCGAGTGGACCGTCGGCGACCCCCTCGCGGAGGACACGACGATCGGACCGCTGGCCTCCGAACAGCAGCTCGAAACGGTACACGAGTACATCGAGCTCGGTCGGGAAAGCGACGCGGAACTCGTGACCGGCGGCGACAGCAGCGATGGGGCGGATGTGGGGTGGTTCGTCGAGCCGACCGTCTTCGATGGGGTCGCGAACGACAGCCGTCTCGCCCAGGAGGAGATCTTCGGCCCCGTGGCCTCGGTCGTCTCCTTCGGGAGCTACGACGAGGCGATCGAGCTGGCCAACGACGTCGACTACGGGCTGGCTGCAGCGATCGCCACGGAGGATCTCTCGTTGGCACATCGGGCCGCCGCGGACATCGAGGCCGGCACCGTCTGGGTCAACGACTACGCACGGTTCTCGCCGGGACTGGCGTTCGGTGGCTTCAAACGGTCGGGTATCGGGCGGGAGTGCGGGCCGGAAGCACTGAACGAGTATCGACAGCAAAAGACCGTCACCATCGCCCTGAACGGGTAG
- a CDS encoding alkaline phosphatase family protein: MSRRGTVYLRCLQAVGRYLPYGTTVYERDWDVLVVLDACRVDLLRTVASAFSFVGRVETIRSVGSSSSEWLENTFRGRPEADRTVMVTGNTWTDRYLTAGDFGALDEVWKYAWNDDLGTVPARAITDRAIAHARQSDPERLVVHYMQPHHPFVPDPISADDGLARTGTHTHPTNPWVLLRRGDITTDRVWNAYEANLRYVLDEVETLLANVDGRVAITADHANLFGEWGLYGHPIHTPVPALLAVPWAETTGHDRRTREPDLTPPESLPVTRVHGADDDRERLDALGYV; this comes from the coding sequence ATGAGCCGTCGCGGCACCGTGTACCTCCGCTGTCTCCAGGCGGTCGGCCGGTACCTGCCGTACGGCACGACCGTCTACGAACGCGACTGGGACGTTCTGGTGGTTCTCGATGCCTGTCGCGTGGACCTCCTCCGAACGGTCGCCTCGGCGTTCTCGTTCGTCGGCCGCGTCGAGACGATCCGATCGGTCGGCAGCTCGTCCTCGGAGTGGCTGGAGAACACGTTCCGTGGCCGTCCCGAGGCCGACCGGACGGTGATGGTCACGGGGAACACGTGGACGGACCGATACCTCACCGCCGGGGACTTCGGGGCGCTCGACGAGGTCTGGAAGTACGCGTGGAACGACGATCTCGGGACCGTGCCCGCGCGAGCGATCACCGACCGCGCGATCGCGCATGCACGACAGTCGGACCCCGAGCGGCTGGTCGTCCACTACATGCAGCCTCACCACCCGTTCGTGCCGGACCCGATATCGGCCGACGACGGGCTCGCACGGACCGGGACGCACACCCACCCGACCAACCCGTGGGTGCTGCTGCGACGCGGCGACATCACCACCGATCGCGTGTGGAACGCCTACGAGGCGAACCTCCGGTACGTTCTCGACGAGGTCGAGACTCTGCTCGCGAACGTCGACGGCCGGGTGGCGATCACCGCCGATCACGCCAACCTGTTCGGCGAGTGGGGGCTGTACGGCCACCCGATCCACACTCCGGTCCCGGCCCTGCTCGCCGTCCCGTGGGCCGAGACGACCGGTCACGACCGTCGGACCCGGGAGCCCGATCTGACCCCGCCCGAGTCGCTCCCGGTCACCCGGGTTCACGGAGCCGACGACGATCGAGAACGACTCGATGCGCTGGGATACGTCTGA
- a CDS encoding CDP-alcohol phosphatidyltransferase family protein, with translation MSEAPHGGSLRLSLEVGGLVAIAGVLLVVSYPLIPAAVVVQSPLHPALVVGGLWTGQLWYLTRNLTANRSLGLGTRLRSLGVANAVTLLRGGLFAVVAGFVVVPPDTSLAWVPAACYGVGAALDRVDGLVARTVGRPTELGERLDMAFDTFGFVAAPVVAVLWGQLPVWYLSLSAARYVFRGAKYCRQRRGRTLFDRPDSDLGKYLAGVQMVFLTIALAPAIPTDLVVAVAPAVLAPSLAVFVRDYGYVAGWLPIDGRAGRN, from the coding sequence ATGAGCGAGGCACCGCACGGCGGCTCGCTGCGGCTGAGCCTGGAGGTGGGCGGTCTCGTAGCGATCGCTGGAGTGCTTCTGGTGGTGAGCTATCCGCTGATACCGGCCGCAGTGGTCGTGCAGAGCCCGCTCCACCCGGCTCTCGTCGTCGGCGGACTCTGGACCGGCCAGCTCTGGTACCTCACGCGGAACCTCACCGCCAACCGAAGCCTGGGTCTCGGGACCCGTCTGCGGTCGCTCGGCGTCGCCAACGCCGTGACGCTGCTCCGGGGGGGACTGTTCGCGGTGGTCGCCGGGTTCGTCGTCGTGCCGCCGGACACGTCGCTGGCGTGGGTCCCAGCCGCCTGTTACGGCGTCGGTGCCGCCCTCGACAGGGTCGACGGGCTCGTCGCCCGAACCGTCGGACGCCCGACCGAACTCGGCGAACGGCTCGACATGGCGTTCGACACGTTCGGGTTCGTCGCTGCGCCGGTGGTGGCCGTCCTCTGGGGCCAGCTCCCCGTGTGGTATCTCTCGCTGTCGGCGGCGCGGTACGTCTTCCGCGGGGCGAAGTACTGCCGCCAGCGACGGGGCCGAACGCTGTTCGATCGGCCGGACAGCGACCTCGGGAAGTACCTCGCCGGCGTCCAGATGGTGTTTCTCACGATCGCGCTCGCACCGGCGATACCGACCGATCTCGTCGTGGCGGTCGCCCCCGCCGTGCTCGCCCCGTCGCTCGCCGTGTTCGTTCGGGACTACGGCTACGTCGCCGGCTGGCTCCCGATCGACGGCCGTGCCGGACGCAACTGA
- a CDS encoding DUF7475 family protein → MTATESGQTGLQTESLPGVVWVGIAAAAVTALVHLFLGVRLVPSGLGISFVLAGLGFLGAIALVLVGYRRSTVYLVGIPYTLLQIVLWYYINFAGGSKSFPGDVGTLGAIDKIAQVVLLVVLVRLLR, encoded by the coding sequence ATGACAGCGACGGAGAGTGGGCAGACGGGACTGCAGACGGAGTCACTGCCCGGCGTCGTGTGGGTGGGCATCGCCGCGGCAGCCGTGACCGCCCTCGTCCACCTGTTTCTCGGTGTTCGGCTGGTGCCCTCGGGACTGGGGATCAGCTTCGTTCTCGCGGGGCTCGGCTTTCTGGGGGCCATCGCGCTCGTCCTCGTCGGCTACCGCCGGTCGACCGTCTATCTCGTGGGGATTCCGTACACGCTCCTCCAGATCGTGCTCTGGTACTACATCAACTTCGCGGGTGGATCGAAGTCGTTCCCCGGCGACGTGGGGACGCTCGGCGCTATCGACAAGATCGCCCAGGTCGTCCTGCTCGTCGTCCTCGTTCGCCTGCTCCGGTAG
- a CDS encoding aldo/keto reductase → MECLFVGAGDIATQYAALTTDSRLSLTGVCDLDAERAASLAERHGTRAFDNVEAALECVDAPLVVNLTDQAAHATVTAEALSAGRHVYSQKPLALAADTAAALLATAERESLGLACAPLSHLYPAQRIAGRLLAERRLGRVGIGYAHAHVGRVTDWHHRPEAFLDVGPLYDGGVYPLTLLVAWFGPVHEVRTADVLDVWPDREPGQPETSHVEAMLSFADGPTVRLTASMYTPHRGREFYGLELHGDDGSVYLDGAGAMTATTDTVQFRRAGREYTNVPPQTPNRSATYLDAVERFATAIAAGDSPRTSARCGAHVVAVCNAIERAASEERSVEVPAHGTVQKPITAPTVRPARAGGSDEREAALRLPPVGFGCSRYRDGEYVERVDSIATALDAGYRLLDSAELYGNEHRIGDLLAAPGAPNRDHVFVLGKVWRTNHQLPHLLAACAGSRTALGIEAFDCYALHWPEAWAHRGRLARLAEKPIHEQEALTFPEDDTGKRETAGVSLEEAWANLETVHERGWARTLGVCNVSREQLDVILDTGSVPPALVQIERHPYRPRTDLVSYCHERGIRVVAHSPLSATGLLDEAIVRDIAAERDLSPAGVVLAWNVTRGVVPIPSSIETEHVVENLEAGGVRLTAEECARIEELRDSDFDRS, encoded by the coding sequence GTGGAGTGTCTCTTCGTCGGGGCCGGCGACATCGCGACACAGTACGCGGCTCTCACGACAGACAGCCGGCTCTCGCTGACCGGCGTCTGTGATCTCGACGCCGAGCGAGCCGCGTCGCTCGCCGAGAGACACGGCACCCGAGCGTTCGACAACGTCGAGGCGGCGCTGGAGTGTGTCGATGCGCCGCTGGTCGTGAACCTGACGGACCAGGCCGCCCACGCCACGGTCACGGCGGAGGCACTGTCCGCCGGCCGGCACGTCTACTCACAGAAACCGCTCGCGCTGGCGGCCGATACTGCCGCCGCCCTGCTGGCGACGGCCGAACGCGAGTCGCTCGGGCTCGCCTGCGCTCCGCTGTCGCATCTGTATCCGGCCCAACGCATCGCCGGCCGTCTGCTCGCCGAGAGGCGACTCGGCCGTGTCGGGATCGGGTACGCCCACGCCCACGTCGGCCGGGTGACCGACTGGCACCACCGGCCGGAGGCGTTCCTCGACGTGGGGCCGCTGTACGACGGCGGCGTCTACCCGCTGACGCTACTGGTCGCGTGGTTCGGTCCGGTACACGAGGTTCGGACGGCGGACGTCCTCGACGTCTGGCCCGACAGGGAGCCCGGCCAGCCGGAGACGAGTCACGTCGAGGCGATGCTGTCGTTCGCGGACGGGCCGACGGTGCGGCTGACCGCGAGCATGTACACGCCCCACCGGGGTCGGGAGTTCTACGGGCTCGAACTCCACGGCGACGACGGGTCGGTGTATCTCGACGGAGCCGGGGCGATGACGGCGACGACCGATACCGTGCAGTTCCGCCGGGCGGGACGGGAGTACACGAACGTACCCCCACAGACACCGAATCGATCCGCCACGTACCTCGACGCGGTCGAACGGTTCGCGACCGCCATCGCCGCCGGCGACTCCCCACGGACGAGTGCCCGCTGCGGCGCTCACGTCGTCGCCGTCTGTAACGCCATCGAGCGGGCGGCCAGCGAGGAGCGGTCGGTCGAGGTTCCGGCACACGGAACAGTCCAGAAACCGATCACCGCACCGACCGTCAGACCCGCCCGTGCCGGTGGGAGCGACGAGCGCGAGGCGGCGCTCCGTCTCCCGCCCGTCGGGTTCGGCTGCTCGCGGTACCGCGACGGCGAGTACGTCGAGCGGGTCGACTCGATCGCGACGGCGCTCGACGCCGGCTATCGGCTGCTCGACAGCGCCGAGCTGTACGGCAACGAACACCGCATCGGCGACCTGCTGGCCGCACCGGGGGCCCCGAACCGCGATCACGTGTTCGTTCTCGGGAAGGTGTGGCGGACGAATCATCAGTTGCCGCACCTGCTGGCAGCCTGTGCGGGCAGCCGGACGGCGCTCGGTATCGAGGCGTTCGACTGCTATGCGCTGCACTGGCCCGAGGCCTGGGCCCACCGTGGACGGCTCGCGCGACTGGCCGAGAAGCCGATCCACGAACAGGAGGCGCTGACGTTCCCGGAGGACGACACCGGGAAGAGAGAAACGGCCGGCGTCTCCCTCGAAGAGGCGTGGGCGAACCTCGAGACGGTCCACGAGCGCGGCTGGGCACGGACGCTCGGCGTCTGCAACGTCTCCCGCGAACAGTTGGACGTGATCCTCGATACGGGATCGGTGCCACCCGCGCTCGTTCAGATCGAGCGGCATCCGTACCGACCCCGAACCGACCTCGTGTCGTACTGTCATGAACGCGGGATCAGGGTCGTCGCACACTCGCCGCTGTCGGCCACGGGCCTGCTCGACGAGGCGATCGTCCGGGACATCGCCGCCGAGCGCGATCTCTCGCCGGCCGGTGTCGTGCTCGCCTGGAACGTCACCCGAGGCGTCGTTCCCATTCCATCGAGCATCGAGACGGAGCACGTCGTCGAGAACCTCGAAGCCGGGGGCGTGCGGCTCACGGCCGAAGAGTGTGCCCGTATCGAGGAGCTTCGGGATTCCGACTTCGACCGATCGTGA
- a CDS encoding MTH865 family protein: MADEDELRSQMTNAFEEADYPISSPMDLVPALPNGPSTKFESGDFSMTAMELNTKLDGGNFPYESPDSFVDDIIEQLKAQDEL; encoded by the coding sequence ATGGCAGACGAAGACGAACTCCGCTCCCAGATGACGAACGCGTTCGAAGAGGCCGACTACCCGATCTCGAGCCCGATGGATCTCGTGCCGGCGCTGCCGAACGGTCCCTCGACCAAGTTCGAGTCCGGCGACTTCTCGATGACCGCGATGGAGCTCAACACCAAACTCGACGGCGGGAACTTCCCGTACGAGAGTCCCGACTCGTTCGTCGACGACATCATCGAGCAGCTCAAAGCCCAGGACGAGCTCTGA
- a CDS encoding phosphatase PAP2 family protein yields MDRVVAEAIAELREPLVTKVMTSVTGLGSAAAALVFLGLFHLAGWDDELDVAMPALVLTGVVVGGLMLTVQRAFPPHPVCLRIGSEAATTSFPSGHAASVTVFALIARRSDTLATLPVAAVAALVAVSRIYLGTHYVSDTIAGVLIGVVAFLVAQRVKRRSARPS; encoded by the coding sequence GTGGACAGGGTCGTCGCCGAGGCGATTGCCGAGCTCAGGGAGCCGCTCGTGACGAAGGTGATGACGTCGGTCACCGGCCTGGGGTCGGCGGCGGCCGCCCTGGTGTTTCTCGGGCTCTTCCACCTGGCGGGGTGGGACGACGAGCTGGACGTCGCGATGCCTGCGCTCGTGCTCACCGGCGTCGTCGTCGGTGGGTTGATGCTCACCGTCCAGCGGGCGTTTCCACCGCACCCGGTCTGTCTGCGGATCGGCTCCGAGGCGGCGACCACGTCGTTTCCCTCGGGACACGCAGCCAGCGTCACGGTCTTCGCGCTGATAGCACGTCGCTCCGACACGCTGGCGACGCTGCCGGTCGCTGCAGTCGCCGCGTTGGTCGCGGTCTCGCGGATATATCTCGGAACTCACTACGTGAGCGACACGATAGCGGGCGTCCTGATCGGTGTCGTGGCGTTCCTCGTCGCTCAACGAGTGAAGCGTCGTTCGGCACGACCGTCGTGA
- a CDS encoding HAD-IIA family hydrolase, with protein MASRGAIVDLDGTVYRGGSLLAGAREGLAALRDAGYGVQFVSNNPSKSSAEFADRLTDLGLAADADEIVSAAGATALALERTHPGARLFVIGSPGLCSVLEDAGFTLVDDPETCNVLVTSYDRGFAYDDMTDGLRAIEAGAAFVGTDPDRTIPTADGRAVPGSGAIIEAIAGVVDREPDWIAGKPAEAMAETALDRLDCAPHECLVIGDRLDTDVAMGERHGMTTVLVLTGVTDRATLADSDIEPDHAIESLGDVASVLAAIDAG; from the coding sequence ATGGCTTCCCGTGGTGCGATCGTCGATCTCGACGGCACGGTCTACCGCGGCGGCTCGCTCCTCGCGGGCGCTCGCGAGGGGCTCGCAGCCCTCCGTGACGCAGGGTACGGCGTCCAGTTCGTCTCGAACAACCCCTCGAAGTCGTCCGCCGAGTTCGCCGACCGACTCACCGATCTGGGGCTGGCTGCCGATGCGGACGAGATCGTCTCGGCGGCGGGTGCGACCGCGCTCGCGCTCGAACGAACCCACCCCGGCGCGCGGCTGTTCGTGATCGGCTCGCCGGGTCTGTGCTCGGTCCTCGAAGACGCGGGCTTCACGCTGGTCGACGATCCCGAGACCTGTAACGTGCTCGTGACCTCGTACGACCGCGGGTTCGCGTACGACGACATGACCGACGGGCTGCGCGCGATCGAGGCCGGCGCGGCGTTCGTCGGCACCGACCCCGACCGGACGATCCCGACCGCGGACGGTCGCGCGGTGCCCGGTTCGGGCGCGATAATCGAGGCGATCGCGGGGGTCGTCGATCGCGAACCCGACTGGATCGCGGGCAAACCCGCGGAGGCGATGGCCGAGACGGCGCTCGACCGCCTCGACTGCGCCCCCCACGAATGTCTCGTGATCGGCGACCGGCTCGACACCGACGTCGCGATGGGCGAGCGCCACGGAATGACGACGGTGCTCGTCCTCACTGGCGTCACCGATCGGGCGACGCTCGCCGACAGCGACATCGAGCCCGATCACGCGATCGAGAGCCTCGGCGACGTCGCGTCGGTGCTCGCGGCGATCGACGCGGGCTGA
- a CDS encoding peroxidase-related enzyme (This protein belongs to a clade of uncharacterized proteins related to peroxidases such as the alkylhydroperoxidase AhpD.): MREFETPAVEELPEDLQERIAAETEDAGFTPNVFRAFGYRPSHFRAFFAYHDALVEHTALEREEIEMIVVAVSGANDCYYCIVAHGALLRIYADDPLLADQLAANHRAADLDDPHRTMLDVAVKLTDSPGTVDSSDVDRLREVGFSEKAAWDIASVTAFFNLSNRMSTFADIRPNEAFHTLGRDETGSTD; this comes from the coding sequence ATGCGCGAGTTCGAGACGCCCGCCGTCGAGGAACTGCCCGAGGACCTCCAGGAACGTATCGCGGCCGAAACCGAGGACGCAGGCTTTACGCCGAACGTCTTTCGGGCGTTCGGATACCGACCCTCGCACTTCCGGGCCTTTTTCGCCTACCACGACGCGCTGGTCGAGCACACCGCCCTCGAACGCGAGGAGATCGAGATGATCGTGGTTGCGGTCAGCGGCGCGAACGACTGTTACTACTGTATCGTCGCCCACGGCGCGCTCCTGCGGATCTACGCCGACGACCCGCTGCTTGCCGACCAGCTCGCCGCCAACCACCGCGCCGCCGACCTCGACGACCCCCATCGCACGATGCTCGACGTCGCGGTGAAGCTCACCGACTCTCCTGGCACTGTCGATTCGAGCGACGTCGACCGGCTCCGCGAGGTCGGCTTCTCGGAGAAGGCCGCGTGGGACATCGCCAGCGTGACCGCCTTCTTCAACCTCTCGAACCGGATGTCGACGTTCGCGGACATCCGCCCGAACGAGGCGTTCCACACCCTCGGGCGGGATGAAACGGGTTCGACCGACTGA
- a CDS encoding agmatinase family protein — MTEHNGFARDAAAHDPGVQLPYAGIDTFLKAEYRDVGSLSDVDAGVIGVPYDGAVSNRPGARYGPRAIRRASGWWAYLSGYKGGLTDMRTGNQVNFGALSVADCGDVPVFPMDHERTAESIETHVGAIAEQTVPVVLGGDHYCTAPAVRGFAAGAGHETVGLVQIDAHTDTSTASPVFGDEFHGSSAALVADSPYSDYRHISQVGIRGYESPDFFEFADETGLNLYTMRDVAEHGIRHVVRDAVTAAAAETDAVYVTYDIDGVDPAVAPGTGTPEPGGLSADEALAVVETLGQHDAVGAIDLMEVAPGYDDSEGTQRLAAYLLVSFLGRRFAESGVDHDHS; from the coding sequence GTGACGGAGCATAACGGGTTCGCCCGCGATGCCGCCGCTCACGATCCGGGTGTCCAGCTGCCGTATGCCGGAATCGACACCTTCCTGAAGGCGGAGTATCGAGACGTCGGGAGCCTGTCCGACGTCGATGCCGGGGTGATCGGGGTTCCCTACGACGGTGCAGTGAGCAATCGGCCCGGCGCGCGCTACGGTCCGCGGGCGATCCGTCGGGCGAGCGGGTGGTGGGCGTACCTCTCCGGGTACAAGGGGGGGCTCACGGACATGCGGACCGGAAATCAGGTGAACTTCGGTGCACTCTCGGTCGCTGACTGTGGGGACGTGCCGGTCTTCCCGATGGATCACGAACGGACAGCCGAGAGCATCGAGACGCACGTGGGGGCCATCGCCGAGCAGACGGTTCCCGTCGTGTTGGGCGGTGATCACTACTGCACGGCACCCGCCGTCAGGGGCTTCGCTGCGGGGGCCGGGCACGAGACGGTCGGGCTCGTGCAGATAGACGCACACACGGACACGAGTACCGCCAGTCCCGTCTTCGGCGACGAGTTCCACGGATCGAGTGCCGCGCTGGTCGCCGACTCCCCGTACAGCGACTATCGTCACATCAGCCAGGTCGGGATCCGTGGCTACGAGTCACCGGACTTCTTCGAGTTCGCCGACGAGACCGGCCTGAACCTCTACACGATGCGTGACGTGGCCGAACACGGCATCCGTCACGTCGTTCGGGACGCGGTGACGGCAGCCGCAGCGGAGACGGACGCGGTGTACGTGACGTACGACATCGACGGCGTGGACCCGGCCGTCGCGCCGGGGACTGGCACGCCGGAACCGGGCGGGCTCTCCGCCGACGAAGCGCTCGCCGTCGTCGAAACACTCGGCCAGCACGATGCCGTCGGCGCGATCGACCTGATGGAGGTTGCCCCGGGATACGACGACAGCGAGGGGACGCAGCGCCTCGCTGCGTATCTGCTGGTGAGCTTTCTCGGCCGTCGGTTCGCCGAGTCAGGGGTCGATCACGACCACTCATGA